TGATTATCAGTAGCTAGAGTTAATATAAATTCCGTACCTTGAGCTAGCCCCAAAATTCACCAACCATGCATTTCAATTTTAATCAGGCCCAAGATGGGTTTGGAAATAAGTTGAGTGCCCAACAAAGCACCTCCCAAATTCTAATGATCCGTCCGGCTCGTTTTGGATTCAATTCTGAAACGGCAGACAGCAATAGTTTTCAAGAAAACTCAGGAGAAGAAGCATCCGCCATTCAAAATCGAGCTTTGGCCGAATTTGATGCCATGGTGGAAAAGTTACGTTCTAAAGGAGTAAAGATTTTGGTAGCAGATGATACGGATTTGCCTATAAAACCCGATGCCATTTTCCCCAATAATTGGGTTTCTTTTCACGGCAGGGGCGTGATGGTTTTGCATCCCATGAAGGCTCGCAATCGCCGCTGGGAGAGACGTCCCGTTTTGGTACGCACCTTAAAATGTGGTTTTCAGGTTAAAACCATTTTGGATTTAAGTGAGTCGGAAAGCCGCGGAGAATTCCTCGAAGGAACCGGCAGCTTGGTTTTGGATCGCATTCACCATATAGCTTATGCGGCCTTATCGCCTCGTACGCATATGAGTGCATTAAAGGACTTTTGCGATCACTTGGAATATGAGCTCCATGCTTTTCATACCCTCGATTTTAAGGGGCAGGAAATTTATCATACCAATGTGATTCTAACTTTGGGAACCGACTTTGCCGTGATTTGTGCAGAGGCGATATCGGATGAAGAAGAACGAAATTCTGTGCTTAAAACTTTGCAGCAAAGTGGAAAGGACTTAATATTGATTAGTCCTGAGCAGGTGCAGAATTATTGCGGCAATATGCTGGAAGTGCGCAGTGAAGAAGGTCGGGCTTTCCTGGTAGTTTCCGAAACTGCCTTAAAGGCTTTTGATTCTTCACAAATCAGGCAACTGGAAAAGTATGTTGAACTCATTCCGGTTAGCATCAATACCATCGAGAAGGTGGGAGGGGGGAGCGCCCGTTGCATGATGGCCGAGATTTTTTAAGAAATATGTCCCAATTTGTATTGCATGGCTCTTTGCGAGCTCAAGATTCCAAAGCGCAAGAATTAGCAAAAACCCTTATTCAAGCCTCAGAACTAGTAGGGGCCCTAAAAGCCTGTCGCCTTTATGCAGTATCTCAAGCTGCTGAAGGAGGCAATGAAGTTTGGGTTACTGAAATTTGGGATTCTAAAGCCGATCATCAGGCTTCTTTACAAATGCCAGAAGTGCTGGCTTTAATCAGTCAGGCCATGCCCCTATTGGATGGAGCCCCGCAAGGAGGCCAGGTTTTAGATCTTTTAGGAGGCTATATCCCAGCATCTTCAAAATCCTAAGCCATGGTTTCTGCTTATATCGAGAGCTTAAGAAAGGAGTTTGAACGCTATAAATCCTTGGGAGAAAAGACCTTTGCCCAATTAAGGGATGAAGATTTGTTTTGGCATTTTAATGATGAGAGCAATTCCATCGCCATAATCGTGAATCACTTGGCTGGGAATATGCTATCGCGTTGGACAGATTTTCTAAACAGCGATGGCGAGAAAGAATGGCGACATCGCGATCAAGAGTTTGAGGATAAAATTAAAAGTAGAGCGGAGCTAGAAGAACGCTGGAACCAAGGTTGGACCTGCTTATTCGAGGCCTTGGATGCGGTGAACGAAAGCAATTTTCAGCAGACCATTTACATCCGTTCGGAGGCCCATAGCATCATCGAAGCCTTTCATCGGCAATTAGGGCATTATGCTTCCCATATTGGGCAGATTCAGTACATCGGTCGGATGATTAAAGGGGCCGACTGGCAAAGCTTATCCATCCCCAAAGGAGAGTCGGAAAGCTTTAATGCCTATATGAAG
The Croceimicrobium hydrocarbonivorans genome window above contains:
- the ctlX gene encoding citrulline utilization hydrolase CtlX codes for the protein MHFNFNQAQDGFGNKLSAQQSTSQILMIRPARFGFNSETADSNSFQENSGEEASAIQNRALAEFDAMVEKLRSKGVKILVADDTDLPIKPDAIFPNNWVSFHGRGVMVLHPMKARNRRWERRPVLVRTLKCGFQVKTILDLSESESRGEFLEGTGSLVLDRIHHIAYAALSPRTHMSALKDFCDHLEYELHAFHTLDFKGQEIYHTNVILTLGTDFAVICAEAISDEEERNSVLKTLQQSGKDLILISPEQVQNYCGNMLEVRSEEGRAFLVVSETALKAFDSSQIRQLEKYVELIPVSINTIEKVGGGSARCMMAEIF
- a CDS encoding putative quinol monooxygenase, whose product is MSQFVLHGSLRAQDSKAQELAKTLIQASELVGALKACRLYAVSQAAEGGNEVWVTEIWDSKADHQASLQMPEVLALISQAMPLLDGAPQGGQVLDLLGGYIPASSKS
- a CDS encoding DUF1572 family protein, whose protein sequence is MVSAYIESLRKEFERYKSLGEKTFAQLRDEDLFWHFNDESNSIAIIVNHLAGNMLSRWTDFLNSDGEKEWRHRDQEFEDKIKSRAELEERWNQGWTCLFEALDAVNESNFQQTIYIRSEAHSIIEAFHRQLGHYASHIGQIQYIGRMIKGADWQSLSIPKGESESFNAYMKQGKS